The Primulina tabacum isolate GXHZ01 chromosome 7, ASM2559414v2, whole genome shotgun sequence genome includes a window with the following:
- the LOC142551757 gene encoding protein SCAR2-like isoform X4 — MDHNIVTKGNLPRFIMESYEECRGPPRLFLLDKFDTAGAGACLERYTDPSFFKTETSSIKMNGTGIQREKKISKAKRKGTYWRNGVSPEVLPSSHAKLHQLFMEDHDGNSESSSADRVKLKRRLNVLPFDLKTGQSYIEKILKIPSPEHKVLHEITMNSSSLRTLPTTDHDDSSFGVLQFGMSADRDTVERKRSPPSPQREDIILKPSIYEQDEVSKCKISKEDNSYPSIVEDSVTYSCDRVTSEKDMVVDGESKADDILIGYLTDDFASEIDNFVDAPITIESELDTDSELREKTDIASYIDRQLSTFDVIATEEQHFHSTDSQSTGNSMLSDNENHSSGKEISSFSALYFPNTLADSTKYEDYVAACTPEIEIVNAPFFHKTADEVCPVAHHTRSAVSDDTCTGALAITNHCPDFMQQTSDRNLTDLDSTLEDSDSEYILGEIISRAPELVEKLNISDKEVKTNPVTDAAYSPSFSDFILQSEHSTLLSSSGVHLVRKSIDGNATYTNLCHTTDSPIAVSFDFVQVDSPDPGDLSEPECNEKLSLANSEAKKEKLAIDPGCSFSVSDSKTQLRDNSPSSSAVSNTVQRSNSENESCNSTGFLLYNRTCLPPNKDNLPQMISTETLVVDESNDGDLEFSENYRFDFPNSAHDGHSFMSALPKEEKSIDESNNVTLNAFANASNDFSSIMEASLGEELKKPSLGNAQTVDIEGNGCNRSVRNQICSPNIMASHVKCSQDWPETGLDTHDNYVVNLDEETTVNETLAVETLKSCEVLGLKATGITDDAPSHDLMALESLCSIQENFVGPHGKTDIVEKGGITSCRSSYAQEATNIPASPELTPLNDNNVSLSEPDSQSDVSGIAIVASSVVSVADNVGQNGVYSPLGINQLVEDGIPCFEDSNPNKLENGKNFLLESQGKSGLVEEVSQRHVTQSDLDTVFCISYNHPKSEEADTIVNLDFGSIVNEHSMDFVHTATTQSSSEQINLDPEQKLCLQRNLLYHDVCFHNIIETTPQEQASVLPTQLSQEFMDSGGMDLGSSCDQHMLELDDHQAVSNSASNCSLVSCPDQPSTPELPAPSNYEVDVSKHSNYPLGSMFPPGNCFLEVNSLNLGEFPPLPPLPPIQWRLGKVQHASSTIQGENQQEEFSQGTSTPSASTYDISSFHGELNGCLVQFSQDTISNKEKVGHNPLIQEIVDISSNTENEKLEVTISSSKIFALTYVEDVPQISPDIGSSKKEVEQSSTNLESNVLTRETIDHKQKIENVKQELVVPSSAIEFASPDAEGGNAIESRTRKLPLQRNPLIDTFTALDKSKLRKVTPRVKAEIQKEEERDSLLEQIRTKSFNLKPALATKPSIRGPRTNLKVAAILEKANAIRQAQAGSDEDIEDSWSDS, encoded by the exons ATGGACCATAATATAGTGACCAAGGGAAATTTACCTCGTTTTATAATGGAGTCATATGAAGAATGCAGGGGTCCTCCTCGGTTATTTCTTTTAGACAA ATTTGACACTGCGGGAGCTGGGGCATGCCTGGAACGTTACACTGATCCGTCATTTTTCAAAACAGAGACTTCTTCCATTAAAATGAATGGTACAGGTATTCAGAGGGAGAAAAAGATCAGCAAAGCCAAG AGAAAAGGAACATACTGGAGGAATGGAGTCTCCCCTGAAGTTTTACCGTCATCGCATGCAAA GCTTCATCAACTTTTCATGGAGGATCATGATGGAAATAGTGAAAGCAGTTCTGCAGATCGTGTGAAATTAAAAAGGAGGCTGAATGTATTACCATTCGACTTGAAAACTGGGCAGAGCTACatcgaaaaaatattaaaaattcctTCTCCGGAGCATAAAGTGCTTCATGAAATCACCATGAATTCATCATCCTTGAGGACATTGCCAACAACTGATCACGATGACTCTAGTTTTGGAGTACTTCAATTTGGAATGAGCGCTGACAGAGACACTGTGGAGAGGAAAAGAAGTCCTCCATCTCCACAAAGAGAGGATATTATTCTGAAACCATCCATATACGAGCAAGATGAGGTTTCCAAATGTAAAATCTCGAAGGAAGACAATTCTTATCCTAGCATTGTAGAAGATAGTGTCACATACTCTTGTGATCGGGTAACCAGTGAAAAGGATATGGTTGTTGATGGAGAAAGTAAAGCAGATGACATCTTAATTGGTTATCTAACTGATGATTTTGCCAGTGAGATAGACAATTTCGTGGACGCACCAATAACCATTGAGTCCGAACTTGATACGGACTCTGAACTCAGAGAGAAGACCGATATCGCCTCTTATATCGACAGGCAACTATCGACTTTTGATGTAATTGCCACTGAGGAACAACACTTTCATTCTACAGATTCTCAATCTACTGGAAACTCTATGTTGTCTGACAATGAGAATCATTCATCTGGGAAAGAGATTTCTAGTTTCTCTGCTTTGTACTTTCCAAATACTTTGGCTGATAGTACAAAATATGAAGATTATGTTGCTGCCTGTACACCTGAAATTGAGATCGTCAATGCACCATTTTTCCATAAAACGGCAGATGAAGTTTGTCCTGTGGCTCACCATACAAGATCTGCAGTTTCTGATGATACGTGCACTGGTGCACTTGCTATCACCAACCACTGTCCTGACTTTATGCAGCAGACTTCTGATAGGAACCTTACAGATTTGGATTCTACATTAGAAGATTCTGATTCAGAATACATTTTGGGAGAAATTATATCTAGGGCACCTGAATTAGTTGAAAAGTTAAATATTTCAGATAAAGAAGTTAAGACAAATCCGGTCACTGATGCAGCATATTCTCCCAGCTTCTCTGATTTCATTTTGCAGTCAGAACATAGTACCCTGCTTTCCTCTTCAGGAGTTCATCTGGTACGTAAATCAATTGATGGGAATGCAACATATACTAATCTGTGTCATACCACGGATAGTCCAATTGCCGTGTCTTTCGATTTCGTGCAAGTGGATAGCCCTGATCCGGGGGACCTGTCGGAACCTGAGTGTAATGAAAAGTTGTCCCTTGCCAATAGCGaagcaaagaaagaaaaactgGCCATAGATCCAGGATGTTCTTTCAGTGTCTCTGATTCTAAAACTCAATTAAGAGATAATTCCCCAAGCTCCTCTGCCGTAAGCAATACAGTTCAGAGATCAAATAGTGAGAATGAATCATGCAATTCTACTGGTTTTTTGTTATACAATCGAACCTGTCTTCCTCCAAACAAAGATAACTTGCCACAAATGATTTCTACTGAGACTCTAGtcgtggatgaatcaaatgatggAGATTTAGAGTTTTCTGAAAACTATAGATTTGATTTTCCTAATTCGGCTCATGATGGACATAGTTTCATGTCAGCACTTCCAAAAGAAGAAAAATCAATTGATGAGTCGAATAATGTGACATTAAATGCTTTTGCTAATGCTTCTAATGACTTTTCATCTATCATGGAGGCTTCTCTCGGTGAAGAACTCAAGAAACCATCCCTTGGTAATGCTCAAACTGTTGACATAGAAGGGAATGGTTGTAATAGATCAGTTCGCAATCAGATTTGTTCACCAAATATAATGGCATCACATGTAAAATGCTCTCAAGATTGGCCAGAGACAGGTTTAGATACTCATGACAATTATGTTGTTAATCTTGATGAGGAGACAACAGTTAATGAAACTCTGGCAGTTGAAACTCTCAAGTCTTGTGAAGTTCTGGGGTTGAAGGCCACAGGAATCACAGATGATGCTCCCTCCCATGATTTAATGGCTCTAGAAAGTTTGTGTTCCATCCAAGAGAATTTTGTAGGGCCGCACGGAAAGACAGATATTGTTGAAAAGGGCGGAATCACCTCATGTAGGAGCTCCTATGCTCAAGAAGCAACAAATATCCCTGCATCTCCAGAACTTACACCGTTGAATGATAATAATGTCTCGTTGAGTGAACCTGATTCACAGTCTGATGTATCAGGGATTGCAATTGTGGCCTCCAGTGTGGTTTCAGTTGCTGATAATGTCGGCCAAAATGGTGTCTATTCACCTCTTGGTATCAATCAGTTGGTAGAAGATGGTATACCTTGTTTCGAGGATTCAAATCCCAATAAACTTGAAAATGGCAAGAATTTTCTCTTGGAAAGTCAGGGGAAATCTGGCTTAGTGGAGGAAGTGAGTCAAAGACATGTAACCCAATCAGATTTGGACACAGTCTTTTGTATCAGTTACAATCATCCAAAGTCTGAAGAAGCAGATACCATTGTTAATCTGGATTTCGGTTCAATAGTAAATGAACATAGCATGGATTTTGTCCATACCGCCACCACCCAGTCTTCCTCAGAGCAAATTAACTTAGATCCAGAACAAAAGTTGTGCCTACAAAGGAACCTTTTATACCACGATGTTTGTTTTCACAATATAATAGAAACAACGCCACAAGAACAAGCCAGTGTGCTACCTACCCAACTCAGTCAAGAGTTCATGGATTCTGGTGGAATGGATTTGGGGTCTTCATGTGACCAGCATATGCTAGAGCTCGATGATCATCAAGCAGTCAGTAATTCCGCTTCAAATTGTTCACTTGTTAGTTGTCCTGATCAGCCTTCAACACCGGAGCTTCCAGCACCAAGCAACTATGAAGTTGACGTTTCTAAGCATTCCAATTATCCTTTAGGTTCTATGTTTCCACCTGGTAATTGTTTTTTGGAAGTAAATTCACTCAATCTGGGAGAATTTCCTCCTTTACCACCTCTTCCTCCCATTCAGTGGAGACTGGGAAAGGTTCAACATGCATCTTCTACCATACAGGGAGAGAATCAACAAGAGGAGTTCTCTCAAGGAACCTCCACCCCTTCCGCTTCCACCTATGACATTAGTTCATTCCATGGAGAATTGAATGGATGTTTGGTTCAATTTTCTCAAGACACAATATCAAATAAGGAGAAGGTAGGGCACAATCCCTTGATTCAGGAGATTGTTGACATTTCTTCAAACACGGAAAATGAGAAGCTAGAGGTCACCATATCATCTTCGAAGATATTTGCTTTGACATATGTGGAAGATGTTCCTCAAATTTCCCCTGACATTGGATCAAGCAAAAAGGAGGTTGAGCAAAGTTCCACTAATTTGGAGTCCAATGTCTTGACGCGTGAGACAATTGATCATAAACAAAAGATAGAAAATGTAAAGCAGGAGCTTGTCGTTCCATCTTCAGCGATTGAGTTTGCATCACCGGATGCGGAGGGTGGAAATGCAATTGAGAGTCGAACAAGGAAATTGCCTCTACAGAGAAATCCTCTTATTGATACTTTTACTGCTCTTGATAAAAGCAAA CTAAGAAAAGTTACCCCACGAGTTAAAGCTGAGATACAGAAAGAAGAGGAAAGAGATTCACTGTTGGAACAAATAAGGACCAAG TCCTTCAACCTGAAACCTGCACTGGCGACAAAGCCTAGCATTCGAGGTCCCAGAACTAATCTTAAAGTTGCTGCAATTTTGGAGAAAGCGAATGCAATCCGACAG GCCCAGGCTGGCAGCGATGAAGACATTGAGGATAGTTGGAGTGATTCATGA
- the LOC142551757 gene encoding protein SCAR2-like isoform X3, which translates to MVTATRGHTLLSRVQKLEDEFPSIQKAFLSQTDHSSLMYHAGVDCHPNLQMDHNIVTKGNLPRFIMESYEECRGPPRLFLLDKFDTAGAGACLERYTDPSFFKTETSSIKMNGTGIQREKKISKAKRKGTYWRNGVSPEVLPSSHAKLHQLFMEDHDGNSESSSADRVKLKRRLNVLPFDLKTGQSYIEKILKIPSPEHKVLHEITMNSSSLRTLPTTDHDDSSFGVLQFGMSADRDTVERKRSPPSPQREDIILKPSIYEQDEVSKCKISKEDNSYPSIVEDSVTYSCDRVTSEKDMVVDGESKADDILIGYLTDDFASEIDNFVDAPITIESELDTDSELREKTDIASYIDRQLSTFDVIATEEQHFHSTDSQSTGNSMLSDNENHSSGKEISSFSALYFPNTLADSTKYEDYVAACTPEIEIVNAPFFHKTADEVCPVAHHTRSAVSDDTCTGALAITNHCPDFMQQTSDRNLTDLDSTLEDSDSEYILGEIISRAPELVEKLNISDKEVKTNPVTDAAYSPSFSDFILQSEHSTLLSSSGVHLVRKSIDGNATYTNLCHTTDSPIAVSFDFVQVDSPDPGDLSEPECNEKLSLANSEAKKEKLAIDPGCSFSVSDSKTQLRDNSPSSSAVSNTVQRSNSENESCNSTGFLLYNRTCLPPNKDNLPQMISTETLVVDESNDGDLEFSENYRFDFPNSAHDGHSFMSALPKEEKSIDESNNVTLNAFANASNDFSSIMEASLGEELKKPSLGNAQTVDIEGNGCNRSVRNQICSPNIMASHVKCSQDWPETGLDTHDNYVVNLDEETTVNETLAVETLKSCEVLGLKATGITDDAPSHDLMALESLCSIQENFVGPHGKTDIVEKGGITSCRSSYAQEATNIPASPELTPLNDNNVSLSEPDSQSDVSGIAIVASSVVSVADNVGQNGVYSPLGINQLVEDGIPCFEDSNPNKLENGKNFLLESQGKSGLVEEVSQRHVTQSDLDTVFCISYNHPKSEEADTIVNLDFGSIVNEHSMDFVHTATTQSSSEQINLDPEQKLCLQRNLLYHDVCFHNIIETTPQEQASVLPTQLSQEFMDSGGMDLGSSCDQHMLELDDHQAVSNSASNCSLVSCPDQPSTPELPAPSNYEVDVSKHSNYPLGSMFPPGNCFLEVNSLNLGEFPPLPPLPPIQWRLGKVQHASSTIQGENQQEEFSQGTSTPSASTYDISSFHGELNGCLVQFSQDTISNKEKVGHNPLIQEIVDISSNTENEKLEVTISSSKIFALTYVEDVPQISPDIGSSKKEVEQSSTNLESNVLTRETIDHKQKIENVKQELVVPSSAIEFASPDAEGGNAIESRTRKLPLQRNPLIDTFTALDKSKLRKVTPRVKAEIQKEEERDSLLEQIRTKSFNLKPALATKPSIRGPRTNLKVAAILEKANAIRQAQAGSDEDIEDSWSDS; encoded by the exons AAACTCGAGGATGAGTTTCCGTCCATCCAGAAGGCATTTCTCTCCCAGACTGATCATTCTTCATTAATGTACCATGCTG GTGTTGATTGCCATCCTAATCTACAGATGGACCATAATATAGTGACCAAGGGAAATTTACCTCGTTTTATAATGGAGTCATATGAAGAATGCAGGGGTCCTCCTCGGTTATTTCTTTTAGACAA ATTTGACACTGCGGGAGCTGGGGCATGCCTGGAACGTTACACTGATCCGTCATTTTTCAAAACAGAGACTTCTTCCATTAAAATGAATGGTACAGGTATTCAGAGGGAGAAAAAGATCAGCAAAGCCAAG AGAAAAGGAACATACTGGAGGAATGGAGTCTCCCCTGAAGTTTTACCGTCATCGCATGCAAA GCTTCATCAACTTTTCATGGAGGATCATGATGGAAATAGTGAAAGCAGTTCTGCAGATCGTGTGAAATTAAAAAGGAGGCTGAATGTATTACCATTCGACTTGAAAACTGGGCAGAGCTACatcgaaaaaatattaaaaattcctTCTCCGGAGCATAAAGTGCTTCATGAAATCACCATGAATTCATCATCCTTGAGGACATTGCCAACAACTGATCACGATGACTCTAGTTTTGGAGTACTTCAATTTGGAATGAGCGCTGACAGAGACACTGTGGAGAGGAAAAGAAGTCCTCCATCTCCACAAAGAGAGGATATTATTCTGAAACCATCCATATACGAGCAAGATGAGGTTTCCAAATGTAAAATCTCGAAGGAAGACAATTCTTATCCTAGCATTGTAGAAGATAGTGTCACATACTCTTGTGATCGGGTAACCAGTGAAAAGGATATGGTTGTTGATGGAGAAAGTAAAGCAGATGACATCTTAATTGGTTATCTAACTGATGATTTTGCCAGTGAGATAGACAATTTCGTGGACGCACCAATAACCATTGAGTCCGAACTTGATACGGACTCTGAACTCAGAGAGAAGACCGATATCGCCTCTTATATCGACAGGCAACTATCGACTTTTGATGTAATTGCCACTGAGGAACAACACTTTCATTCTACAGATTCTCAATCTACTGGAAACTCTATGTTGTCTGACAATGAGAATCATTCATCTGGGAAAGAGATTTCTAGTTTCTCTGCTTTGTACTTTCCAAATACTTTGGCTGATAGTACAAAATATGAAGATTATGTTGCTGCCTGTACACCTGAAATTGAGATCGTCAATGCACCATTTTTCCATAAAACGGCAGATGAAGTTTGTCCTGTGGCTCACCATACAAGATCTGCAGTTTCTGATGATACGTGCACTGGTGCACTTGCTATCACCAACCACTGTCCTGACTTTATGCAGCAGACTTCTGATAGGAACCTTACAGATTTGGATTCTACATTAGAAGATTCTGATTCAGAATACATTTTGGGAGAAATTATATCTAGGGCACCTGAATTAGTTGAAAAGTTAAATATTTCAGATAAAGAAGTTAAGACAAATCCGGTCACTGATGCAGCATATTCTCCCAGCTTCTCTGATTTCATTTTGCAGTCAGAACATAGTACCCTGCTTTCCTCTTCAGGAGTTCATCTGGTACGTAAATCAATTGATGGGAATGCAACATATACTAATCTGTGTCATACCACGGATAGTCCAATTGCCGTGTCTTTCGATTTCGTGCAAGTGGATAGCCCTGATCCGGGGGACCTGTCGGAACCTGAGTGTAATGAAAAGTTGTCCCTTGCCAATAGCGaagcaaagaaagaaaaactgGCCATAGATCCAGGATGTTCTTTCAGTGTCTCTGATTCTAAAACTCAATTAAGAGATAATTCCCCAAGCTCCTCTGCCGTAAGCAATACAGTTCAGAGATCAAATAGTGAGAATGAATCATGCAATTCTACTGGTTTTTTGTTATACAATCGAACCTGTCTTCCTCCAAACAAAGATAACTTGCCACAAATGATTTCTACTGAGACTCTAGtcgtggatgaatcaaatgatggAGATTTAGAGTTTTCTGAAAACTATAGATTTGATTTTCCTAATTCGGCTCATGATGGACATAGTTTCATGTCAGCACTTCCAAAAGAAGAAAAATCAATTGATGAGTCGAATAATGTGACATTAAATGCTTTTGCTAATGCTTCTAATGACTTTTCATCTATCATGGAGGCTTCTCTCGGTGAAGAACTCAAGAAACCATCCCTTGGTAATGCTCAAACTGTTGACATAGAAGGGAATGGTTGTAATAGATCAGTTCGCAATCAGATTTGTTCACCAAATATAATGGCATCACATGTAAAATGCTCTCAAGATTGGCCAGAGACAGGTTTAGATACTCATGACAATTATGTTGTTAATCTTGATGAGGAGACAACAGTTAATGAAACTCTGGCAGTTGAAACTCTCAAGTCTTGTGAAGTTCTGGGGTTGAAGGCCACAGGAATCACAGATGATGCTCCCTCCCATGATTTAATGGCTCTAGAAAGTTTGTGTTCCATCCAAGAGAATTTTGTAGGGCCGCACGGAAAGACAGATATTGTTGAAAAGGGCGGAATCACCTCATGTAGGAGCTCCTATGCTCAAGAAGCAACAAATATCCCTGCATCTCCAGAACTTACACCGTTGAATGATAATAATGTCTCGTTGAGTGAACCTGATTCACAGTCTGATGTATCAGGGATTGCAATTGTGGCCTCCAGTGTGGTTTCAGTTGCTGATAATGTCGGCCAAAATGGTGTCTATTCACCTCTTGGTATCAATCAGTTGGTAGAAGATGGTATACCTTGTTTCGAGGATTCAAATCCCAATAAACTTGAAAATGGCAAGAATTTTCTCTTGGAAAGTCAGGGGAAATCTGGCTTAGTGGAGGAAGTGAGTCAAAGACATGTAACCCAATCAGATTTGGACACAGTCTTTTGTATCAGTTACAATCATCCAAAGTCTGAAGAAGCAGATACCATTGTTAATCTGGATTTCGGTTCAATAGTAAATGAACATAGCATGGATTTTGTCCATACCGCCACCACCCAGTCTTCCTCAGAGCAAATTAACTTAGATCCAGAACAAAAGTTGTGCCTACAAAGGAACCTTTTATACCACGATGTTTGTTTTCACAATATAATAGAAACAACGCCACAAGAACAAGCCAGTGTGCTACCTACCCAACTCAGTCAAGAGTTCATGGATTCTGGTGGAATGGATTTGGGGTCTTCATGTGACCAGCATATGCTAGAGCTCGATGATCATCAAGCAGTCAGTAATTCCGCTTCAAATTGTTCACTTGTTAGTTGTCCTGATCAGCCTTCAACACCGGAGCTTCCAGCACCAAGCAACTATGAAGTTGACGTTTCTAAGCATTCCAATTATCCTTTAGGTTCTATGTTTCCACCTGGTAATTGTTTTTTGGAAGTAAATTCACTCAATCTGGGAGAATTTCCTCCTTTACCACCTCTTCCTCCCATTCAGTGGAGACTGGGAAAGGTTCAACATGCATCTTCTACCATACAGGGAGAGAATCAACAAGAGGAGTTCTCTCAAGGAACCTCCACCCCTTCCGCTTCCACCTATGACATTAGTTCATTCCATGGAGAATTGAATGGATGTTTGGTTCAATTTTCTCAAGACACAATATCAAATAAGGAGAAGGTAGGGCACAATCCCTTGATTCAGGAGATTGTTGACATTTCTTCAAACACGGAAAATGAGAAGCTAGAGGTCACCATATCATCTTCGAAGATATTTGCTTTGACATATGTGGAAGATGTTCCTCAAATTTCCCCTGACATTGGATCAAGCAAAAAGGAGGTTGAGCAAAGTTCCACTAATTTGGAGTCCAATGTCTTGACGCGTGAGACAATTGATCATAAACAAAAGATAGAAAATGTAAAGCAGGAGCTTGTCGTTCCATCTTCAGCGATTGAGTTTGCATCACCGGATGCGGAGGGTGGAAATGCAATTGAGAGTCGAACAAGGAAATTGCCTCTACAGAGAAATCCTCTTATTGATACTTTTACTGCTCTTGATAAAAGCAAA CTAAGAAAAGTTACCCCACGAGTTAAAGCTGAGATACAGAAAGAAGAGGAAAGAGATTCACTGTTGGAACAAATAAGGACCAAG TCCTTCAACCTGAAACCTGCACTGGCGACAAAGCCTAGCATTCGAGGTCCCAGAACTAATCTTAAAGTTGCTGCAATTTTGGAGAAAGCGAATGCAATCCGACAG GCCCAGGCTGGCAGCGATGAAGACATTGAGGATAGTTGGAGTGATTCATGA